From a single Apium graveolens cultivar Ventura chromosome 2, ASM990537v1, whole genome shotgun sequence genomic region:
- the LOC141701594 gene encoding uncharacterized protein LOC141701594 has protein sequence MEKAFALTNVGDNQKVEYVTFFLKGESNYWWESAKALEAAGVITCDRFKRMFLDKYFPRYIQTQMEMKFFELKQDNMTVGEYEKNFTELSRFMGEYVDSEEKRAKRFQQGLKPWLRSCVAAFELTTYAEVVQKAMGKCSLFKCHTKGYYAHEYKNEKANITCYKCGKVGNVSRECKEVGNNDLLQMTTVPYPVNQAAHMPASSFPISFNQPQIASSSNHSALTYPAQARTFNMNVKDAIQSSDVVSGTLSVNVASAKVLTDLGATRSFILKSFVDKLNCETQLMHEPLSIILANQDRVYANRICPHCAIEIAGHVYPVNLISFQVGKFDVILGMYWLTSFSAQIDCKDIMVVLSTPQGKKVTFKGQRQTQTVLT, from the exons atggaaaaggcctTTGCCTTAACAAATGTTGGAGATAATCAGAAGGTGGAGTATGTCACTTTCTTTCTTAAAGGCGAatcaaactattggtgggagtcggCAAAAGCTTTAGAAGCTGCTGGAGTTATTACTTGTGATAGGTTTAAGAGAATGTTCTTGGATAAGTATTTTCCTCGCTATATACAAACACAAATGGAGATGAAATTCTTTGAGTTGAAGCAAGACAATATGACGGTTGGAGAATATGAGAAGAATTTTACAGAACTTTCTAGATTTATGGGAGAGTATGTGGATTCTGAAGAGAAAAGGGCAAAAAGGTtccaacaaggattgaagccttggTTAAGGAGTTGTGTGGCAGCTTTTGAGTTGACTACTTATGCTGAAGTGGTTCAGAAGGCGATG GGCAAATGTAGTTTGTTCAAGTGTCATACGAAAGGCTATTATGCTCATGAATATAAGAATGAGAAGGCTAACATCACGTGTTATAAGTGTGGGAAAGTAGGAAATGTGTCACGAGAATGTAAAGAAGTGGGTAACAATGATTTGCTGCAAATGACCACTGTACCCTACCCTGTGAATCAAGCAGCTCATATGCCAGCCTCATCATTCCCAATATCTTTCAATCAACCTCAGATAGCATCATCCTCAAATCATTCAGCTTTGACTTATCCAGCTcaagcaagaactttcaacatgaacGTGAAGGATGCAATTCAAAGTTCCGATGTGGTGTCAGGTACGCTTTCTGTGAATGTTGCTAGTGCTAAAGTACTGACTGATTTGGGAGCCACCAGATCATTTATTTTGAAgtcttttgttgataagttgaattgtgaAACCCAATTGATGCATGAGCCCTTATCCATTATCTTAGCTAATCAAGATAGAGTATATGCAAATCGTATTTGCCCTCATTGTGCAATAGAGATAGCCGGGCACGTTTATCCTGTGAACCTTATTTCTTTCCAAGTAGGCAAATTTGACGTGATCTTAGGGATGTATTGGCT